From uncultured Pseudodesulfovibrio sp.:
CCTTACAGTATAATGCAAGGGCTTTTTTAACGGTGGCAAACTGCCAAATTCTTCAAACTTTCCAGCGGCTCTATTCACCGCCTCAGAGTCATGAACTTTTTTTAACGACTGATGTCTTGAGCATCATTGAGCCGAATCCCGGGATCTTACAGGAAATGTCATGAATACCATCTTCTGGCTCCACCAACCTGATATTTTTGACCTTTGTACCCTTCTTAATGTCAGAGGATGCACCTTTAACCTTTAAGGTCTGAGTAACGACAACAGTGTCCCCATCGACCAGAACATTACCATTGGCATCTTTGTAGACTTTTTCTGCCACGTCTTCGGCTTGAAACTCAAAACTGCATTCCGGGCAAACAAGAATGCTGCCATCAAAATACACATACTCACACTGACATTTCGGACAATTCGGTATATTTTCCATAATTTCCCAACTGGTTGTTGTTATCCATTTTTCTTAAAGGGGCGCAATACATTAAATGGGCATACTCATCAAATCATAAAAAGCGGTCGACAACCGGGCGATAAACAGTCTCACCCGTTTCTTCTAATTATGATTTTTAGAAATCGTATACCTGCAAGAGTAAATCTGTTTGCGTGACAACTCCGACTAACTTGTCCC
This genomic window contains:
- a CDS encoding zinc ribbon domain-containing protein YjdM; this translates as MENIPNCPKCQCEYVYFDGSILVCPECSFEFQAEDVAEKVYKDANGNVLVDGDTVVVTQTLKVKGASSDIKKGTKVKNIRLVEPEDGIHDISCKIPGFGSMMLKTSVVKKSS